The following is a genomic window from Citrifermentans bemidjiense Bem.
TAGCTGTCGAAGAGTACCAAAAGGCCCTGCAGCTGAACCGCTCCTATGCCTCCGCCTATTACCACCTGGGGCTGGCACAGATGAAGCTCAAAGACGCCGACGCAGCCAAGAGCGCCTTTCAGGATGTGGTCCGTTTGGCCCCGGATTCGGAAATCGGGCAGCTCTCCAGGGAGTACCTGGAACTGCTCAAGGTGAGGTAACGTGTCTGAGCCAGAGCAGAACATGGGCGCGGAGATGCCCGTCGGCCAGTACCTGAAGAGCGTGCGCGAATCGCGCGGACTCAAGCTGGAAGAGGCCTCCCAGGTAACCAAGATCGGCAAGAACTATCTGGTGGCGATCGAGGAAGGGCAGTTCGAGAAACTCCCCAATGTCGCCTACATCAAGGGATTCCTAAGGCTTTACGCAGGTTTTCTCTCCCTTTCCGGCGACGAGATGGTCGCGAGGTACGAGCGCGAGCTGGTCCCGGCAGCGAAGCCGCAGGCAGAGCCCTCTCAGCCGCACCCGGGGATGGAGAACGTGGAAAAGGCGAAGCTCGCCAACCACGGGCGCTGGCTGATACCGGCGCTGCTGCTGGTCCTGGTGGTGCTCGCCGCGCTCTTTTACTCCGACGGCGAACAACCTCCCCCTCCGCCGCGGCCGGCTCCCCCGGCGCCGGTCCCCGCACCGGTTATGGCCCCCATGACGGCGCCGGTGCAAAAGCAGATCAGTTCGGCGCGCCGGGCGCCTCTGGCCGAGCCGGCGCCCGAGAGTCCGCAGAGTGCCGCTCCAGCCGGCAAGCAGCAAGGCGTGGTCCTGAAGCTGCGTTTCAACCGCGACAGCTGGCTCAGCATCACCATCGACGACAGCATCTCCCAGCGCTACGACCTGAAGGCCGGCGACATCATCGAGTGGAAGGGACAGCGCTCTTTCTCCTTGGAACTGGGCGACGGCGGCGCCGTCGAAGGGGAATTCAACGGCAGGCCTTTGAAGGCGCTCGGGCAGGCCGGACAGCCGGCGCACGTCGATCTGAAAGCGGGACAATAAATCCACGAGCCCCCCACTGCAACTCACTCCCAGCTCTGCGTCGATCATTAAAGCGGACAAAATTCCAATGAAGACCATTTTGCGCGATAAAACTGTTTCGTTTCCCGCATCGGCACCCTCTCATCCCATGCCGGTAAATTACGTAAAAGATTCGCTCTTGGGGGAAAACCCCCGTTGACACCCCGGGGGGCGGTGCTAGAATCAAAGCTGCTTTTCTAATAAACGAATCGGAGCCTATCTTGCCAAAGCAGCCCAAGCGAATATTGGTGGTGGATGACGAGGAGAACGCGCGCATCGGTCTCTCCCGCTTGCTGGCCAAGGAAGGGTTCCTGGTTGACAGCGTTGCCAACGGTTTCGAAGCGCTTAACTACCTGCGCGAGCAGGAGGTTAACCTGATCGTTACCGACATCAACATGCCCGAGATGAACGGCATCACCTTCCTCAAGGAACTCAACCGGAGCTACCCCTCCAGCAACGTGATCATGATCACCGCTTACGGCGGTGTCGAGTCTTATATCGAAGCCATGAACCTCGGGGCTTTCGAATATATCAACAAGCCGGTGAAGATAGACGAGCTGAAGTCGATCCTGAAGAAGATCTTCAAGGAAACCAGCCACTGACTCTGAACACCGGTTCGCAGGGGGGCGAGATGAGAAGCTTCGACAAGATTCTGTTTGCCACCGATTTTTCCGAGAGCTCGGACCATGCCTTCGAGTACGCGCTCACCATGGCCAAGCAGTTCGACAGCCAGCTCACCATACTGCACGTCATCAACGAGCCTGTAGACCTGCGCGGCTTCTACGTGCCGCACATCTCCTTCGAGAACCTGGAAAAGGAGATCGAAGAAGGTGCCGAGAAGATGATGGGCAAGTTCTGCGCCAGCCGTCTTTCAGGCTTCACCAACTACCAGTGCGCCATCGTCACCGGCGTCCCCTGGGAGGAGATCCTGAAGCGGGCCGAAAACGACCATTCCTCCTGCATCGTCATGGGCACCCAGGGGAGAAGCGGGATAGACCACCTTTTGTTCGGCAGCACCGCTGAACGCGTGGTGAGAAAGGCGCTTTGCCCGGTGGTAACCGTCCGGCTCGCCTGACTCCGGCGCCATAAGACTTCTGCGGGGCAGCGTTTTGCTGCCCCTTTTTTTTGATGCACCAAAATCACTACAGAACAGGAAAACCCGTCATGTCCCAACAGGATAAAGAGCCGCGCGGCCGCGTGCTGATAGTCGACGACGAGAAGGTCATCCTCGACCTTACCGCCATCATCCTCAAAAACCGCGGCTACCAGGTCTTCACCGCACTTTCGGCGCTGGAGGGGCTGGAGGTCATCGAGAAGGAACGCCCCGAGCTCGTGCTTCTCGATTACATGATGCCGAACATGGACGGCCTCACCGCGCTCAAGGAGATCAGGCGCAGCTACCCCGATACCTACGTGATCATGTTCACCGGCAAGGGGAGCGAGGAGATCGCCGTCGAGCTGATGAAGGCGGGGGCCTCCGACTACATACTGAAGCCGTTCAACAACCAGGACCTGGTCGAGAGGATCGAGAGCGTCCTGAAGCTGCGGGGGATCGAGCTGCAAAACCGCGCCCTTTTGAGCGAGCGGGAAAGGCTTCTGGCCGAGATCGCGGACTGGAACCGCGAGCTGGAGCGCCGGGTGCAGGAAAAGAGCGAGGCGCTGCGCCGGGCCCAGGCAGAAGTGGTGCAGTCCGAGAAGCTCGCTTCCCTTGGCTACCTCTCCGCCGGGATGGCGCACGAGATCAGGAACCCCTTGAACTCCATAGCGCTTTTCGTGCAGCTGATCAAAACCGGGCTGGACGAGCACGAGCGCCTGGATTACGTGGAAAAGATCCTCAAAGAAGTCGACCGGATCGACAACATCCTGGCCAAGCTACTCGACGCCTCCAAGCGGCCGAAGTTCGAGATCAGCGAGGTGAGGGTGGACCGGGTCCTGGAGCACACGCTCGACGCCTTCACCCCGCAGCTGCGGCAGAAAAGGATCCGGGCGGTCACCGATTTCAAGAGCATCCCGCCTGCCATCAAGGCGGACCCGATGGAGATAGAGCAGATCTTCACCAACCTCTTTTTGAACTCCATCTACGTGATGCCTGAGGAGGGGACCCTCGCGGTGGAGCTGGAAGGGGACGAGCAGTGGATCACTGTGAGGGTCTCCGATACCGGCCCCGGCATCCCGCCTGAAAACCTCCCCAACATCTTCGACCCCTTCTTCACCACCAACAGCCGCGGCACCGGGCTTGGGCTCTCGGTGGTCCTGCGCATCGTGAAGACCTACAAGGGGAAGATCGAAGTGGAGAAAAGCGACAGCTTAGGGACCACCTTTCTGGTCCGTCTGCCGCTTGCCCCCCCGAGGTAGCGGGGGAGGATTCTCCCTTCCCTTTTGCAATACATTTTTGTATGATGGCGCATTCCATCGCGCTTTGAGGTTGAAATGACAGCAGAAAACCGGAAAAAGATCCTCCTGGTGGACGACGACAAGTTCTTTCAAAAGGTGATGTCGGACGCCTTCGAGAGCGCCGGCTTCACGGTGGCCACCGCCGGCGACGGCCAGGCGGGGGTGGAGGCTTACGCCCAAGACCGGTTCGACGCCGTCGTTTTGGACCTCGTCATGCCCAGGATGGGGGGGGTAAGCGCCTCCCTCGAGATCGCCAGGCTGTCGGAAGATCCGGATCCCGTCCTCATCCTCTTGACCTCCATGTTCCAGGGCGCCCCGCACGAACACCCGATTCCGGAGATGGGCGCCAAGGTGCACATCCCTAAATCCACCCCACCGCTGGACATCGTCATCATCGTCGAGCAGCTCCTGGAAAGAAAGAGGCGCGGCTCCAGCGCCGCCTGACGGAAACCCCATGCCATTTCTGCTACGAAACCTCACCCTCTCCCCCGGAGAGGAGGAGCGCCTATTGCGCCCTCTGGCCGCGGCGAAGCTGGGCGTGCCCGAGAGCGCCGTCACCTCCTTGTCGCTGGTTAGAAAAGGGGTCGACGCCCGCAAGAAGGGGAAGATCAAGCTGGTCTACACGGTGCAGGTGACCGTTAAGGACGAGTCGCGGGTCAAGGAGGGGGGGGACGTCTCCCGAGTGGAGCCGGCCGCAAGGGAAGAGTTCCCGAAGCTCGCCTCGAAGGAGCGCATCGTCATCGTCGGCATGGGGCCGGCCGGCCTCTTCGCGGCGCTTAGGCTCGCCGAATACGGGCTTTCCGCCCTGGTCCTCGAGCGCGGACGGGAGGTGGAGAAAAGAGCCGCCGACGTTTCCCGCTTCTGGCGCGCGGGGGAGCTCCTCCCCGAGAGCAACGTGCAGTTCGGCGAGGGGGGGGCGGGGACCTTTTCGGACGGCAAGCTCACCACGCGGGTGAAGGACGAGAACTGCGGCTGGGTGCTGAGGCAGCTCGTCCATTTCGGAGCGCCGCCGGAGATCCTCTACGCTGCGAAGCCGCACATAGGTACGGACCGGCTGCGCGCCGTGGTGAAGGGGATCAGGGAGAGGCTGATCCAGGCCGGTTTCGAGATCCGCTTCGAGAGCAGGGTGAGCGGGATCGGGCTTTCCGGCAACCGGGTGAGCGCGGTGATGGTGAACGAGACCTCGGAGCACCCCTGCGACACGCTGCTGCTGGCGCCGGGCCACAGCGCGCGCGACACCTACGCCATGCTGCACCGGGCCGGGGTGGCGCTGGAGGCAAAGCCGTTCGCGGTGGGGCTTAGGGTAGAGCACCCGCAGGCCCTGATCGACGAGATCCAGTACGGCAGGAACCCGCATCCCCAGCTCCCGCCGGCCGAGTATGCGCAGGCCTACAACAACGAGAAGACCGGGCGCTCCGCCTACTC
Proteins encoded in this region:
- a CDS encoding universal stress protein, with the protein product MRSFDKILFATDFSESSDHAFEYALTMAKQFDSQLTILHVINEPVDLRGFYVPHISFENLEKEIEEGAEKMMGKFCASRLSGFTNYQCAIVTGVPWEEILKRAENDHSSCIVMGTQGRSGIDHLLFGSTAERVVRKALCPVVTVRLA
- a CDS encoding response regulator → MSQQDKEPRGRVLIVDDEKVILDLTAIILKNRGYQVFTALSALEGLEVIEKERPELVLLDYMMPNMDGLTALKEIRRSYPDTYVIMFTGKGSEEIAVELMKAGASDYILKPFNNQDLVERIESVLKLRGIELQNRALLSERERLLAEIADWNRELERRVQEKSEALRRAQAEVVQSEKLASLGYLSAGMAHEIRNPLNSIALFVQLIKTGLDEHERLDYVEKILKEVDRIDNILAKLLDASKRPKFEISEVRVDRVLEHTLDAFTPQLRQKRIRAVTDFKSIPPAIKADPMEIEQIFTNLFLNSIYVMPEEGTLAVELEGDEQWITVRVSDTGPGIPPENLPNIFDPFFTTNSRGTGLGLSVVLRIVKTYKGKIEVEKSDSLGTTFLVRLPLAPPR
- a CDS encoding response regulator, with translation MTAENRKKILLVDDDKFFQKVMSDAFESAGFTVATAGDGQAGVEAYAQDRFDAVVLDLVMPRMGGVSASLEIARLSEDPDPVLILLTSMFQGAPHEHPIPEMGAKVHIPKSTPPLDIVIIVEQLLERKRRGSSAA
- a CDS encoding helix-turn-helix domain-containing protein yields the protein MSEPEQNMGAEMPVGQYLKSVRESRGLKLEEASQVTKIGKNYLVAIEEGQFEKLPNVAYIKGFLRLYAGFLSLSGDEMVARYERELVPAAKPQAEPSQPHPGMENVEKAKLANHGRWLIPALLLVLVVLAALFYSDGEQPPPPPRPAPPAPVPAPVMAPMTAPVQKQISSARRAPLAEPAPESPQSAAPAGKQQGVVLKLRFNRDSWLSITIDDSISQRYDLKAGDIIEWKGQRSFSLELGDGGAVEGEFNGRPLKALGQAGQPAHVDLKAGQ
- a CDS encoding NAD(P)/FAD-dependent oxidoreductase → MPFLLRNLTLSPGEEERLLRPLAAAKLGVPESAVTSLSLVRKGVDARKKGKIKLVYTVQVTVKDESRVKEGGDVSRVEPAAREEFPKLASKERIVIVGMGPAGLFAALRLAEYGLSALVLERGREVEKRAADVSRFWRAGELLPESNVQFGEGGAGTFSDGKLTTRVKDENCGWVLRQLVHFGAPPEILYAAKPHIGTDRLRAVVKGIRERLIQAGFEIRFESRVSGIGLSGNRVSAVMVNETSEHPCDTLLLAPGHSARDTYAMLHRAGVALEAKPFAVGLRVEHPQALIDEIQYGRNPHPQLPPAEYAQAYNNEKTGRSAYSFCMCPGGVVVAAASEAGGVVVNGMSGYRRNGPGANSALVVTVGPADFPGASPLSGIEFQRDLERRAFAAGGGGYLAPAQSLMAFLGEGKGRVASSYRPGVVECELTPLLPPAVAATLKEGIRHFDRKMRGFMSAEATLTAVETRTSAPLRILRAPDLQSVSHPGLYPTGEGAGYAGGIMSAALDGIRVADAIAARLRAESQKP
- a CDS encoding response regulator; the encoded protein is MPKQPKRILVVDDEENARIGLSRLLAKEGFLVDSVANGFEALNYLREQEVNLIVTDINMPEMNGITFLKELNRSYPSSNVIMITAYGGVESYIEAMNLGAFEYINKPVKIDELKSILKKIFKETSH